The region GCCACCTACTCGCTGCGCTGGTTCGGGAAGTTCCTCGGCGAGCGGGAGCTCATGAGCTCGCTCGGGCTGAGCGTGGCGCTGGCCCTCGTGTCGTCCGGTGCGTCGCTCGTCCTGGGCACGCTCGCCGCCTTCGGCCTCGTCCGCGGCGCGATGCCGGGCCGCACCGCAGTCATGAATGCGCTGATGTCGCCGCTGATGGTGCCGGCACTCGTGACCGGGATCTCGTTCCTCCAGTACTTCGCGCTGCTCGGCGTGCCGTCGCTCCCCGCCCTGTTCCTCGGCCATACCGTCATCACCCTCCCGTACGTCGTCCGCACGATCGCGGCGAGCCTCGAGAACTTCGACATCGAGCTGGAGCACGCGGCGGTGAGCCTCGGCGCGGACCGGCTCGCCGCCATCCGGAAGGTCACGCTGCCGATGCTCGCGAACAGCGTCGCCGCCGCCGTGCTGTTCTCGTTCATCGTCTCGTTCGAGAACCTGCCCGTGGCCCTGTTCCTGTCCGACCCGTTCAGCGTCACGCTCCCGATGCGCATCTACAGCTACATCGAGTGGGTGTTCGATCCGACCGTCGCCGCGGCGTCGGCGATCCAGGTCGTGGTGGTCGTCGTGCTCGTGCTCGTCGTGGAGCGGCTCGTCGGAGTCTCGCGTCTGATCGCCCTGCGATGAGGACGACGGTCCGCGTGCGCGCGTTCGCGCCGGGGCGGGGGCGCTCGACCGCGGCCGCGTCCCGGCTCGGCGGCGCCGAGGACTGACGCCGATGCAGGTCGTCGTCTGCAACCTGACGAAGCGATACCCGGGCACCGTGGCCGCCGCCGACGTGTCGTTCGAGGTGCCCAAGGGGAAGCTGCTCACGCTGCTGGGGCCGAGCGGGTCCGGCAAGACGACCACGCTCATGATGATCGCGGGCTTCGTTACCCCCGACCGTGGGCGCATCGAGGTCGCCGGGCGGGAGGTGACGTCGCTGCCGCCCAACAAGCGCGACCTCGGCGTCGTCTTCCAGTCCTACGCGGTCTTCCCGCACAAGACCGTCTTCGAGAACGTCGCCTTCCCGCTCGGGATCCGGAAGGTGCCGCGCGCCGAGATCGTCCGCCGTGTGACCCGGATGCTCGAGCTCGTGAAGCTCGGCGACTTCGGAGACCGCGGCGTCGGGACGCTGTCCGGCGGGCAGAAGCAGCGGGTCGCGCTCGCGCGGGCGCTCGTCTTCGAGCCGCCGGTGCTCCTGATGGACGAGCCGCTCGGCGCGCTCGACAAGAAGCTGCGCGAGCACATGCAGGTCGAGATCAAGAGCCTCCAGGAGTCGCTCGGCGTGACGGCGATCTACGTCACGCACGACCAGGCCGAGGCGCTGTCGCTGTCCGACACGATCGCGGTGATGAACGAGGGCCGTCTCGTGCAGCTCGGCACGCCGGCCGAGCTGTACGAGGAGCCCGCGAGCCGCTTCGTCGCCGACTTCCTGGGCGGCGTCAACCTGTTCGCGGCGAGCGATGCGGCGGAGGCCGGCGACGGCTTCGTCGCGACCCTCGCCGGCGGTGTTCGCGCGCCGTGCCACTTCCCGGGGAAGAGCGCCGGGGCGCCGCCCGGGTCGCGGCGGTGGCTCGGCATCCGCCCGGAGCGCGTCCGTCTCTGCGCCGACGGGGCGGCAGGCGTTCTCTTCGCGGCGAGGGTCGTGAAGCGCGTGTATCTCGGTGAGGCGATGCAGTACGAGGTCCGGCCGCATGCAGGCACGACGCTGATCGCGAAGCTGCCCCTGGCCGGGGCGCCTCGCGTGTGGGAGATCGGCGCGACCGTCGGCGTGACGTGGACCCCGCGCGACGCGTGGCTGCTGGAGTGACGGCGACGTCCCGATGGTCGGCGGTTCGCCAGCCGGGCGGCGGGCGTCCGGCGGGCCCTCGGAGGACAGAAGGAGACCGCGATGGGAGAGCAGGTGCGAGAGAGCTTCCGTCCAACCGTCATCGGCCGTCACTACGCGGTGGCGACCGGCCACTACCTGGCGACCGCGGCCGCCGTCCGCGTGCTGGAGCGGGGCGGCAACGCGATCGACGCGGGCGTCACGGCCGCGATGGCGCTCGCCGTCGTGCAGCCGGACATCGTCTGCTTCGCCGGCGTCGCGCCCACGCTGATCTACCTCGCGAACGAGCGCCGCGCGGTCAGCTTCTCCGGCGTCGGCCACTGGCCCGCGAAGACGGACGTCGAGCGGCTGCGCGTGGAAGGCGGCGGCCACGTGCCGGAGGGGCTGCTGCGCACCGTCGTCCCCGTGGCGCCGGCGGTGAACATCGCGGCACTCCGCCGCTACGGCACGATCTCGTTCGAGGAGGCGGCCACGCCGGCGATGGAACTGGCGCGCGACGGCTTCGCCATGTACCCGATGCTGCGCCACACGATCGACACGCAAGCGGCGCGCTTCGCGCGCTGGCCCGAGAACAGGCGGATCTTCCGGCCCGGTGGCTGCACGCCGCGTCTCGGGGACCGCTTCGTCCAGGCGGACCTCGCCCGCACGATCGCCGGCATGATCGAGGCCGAGCGGCGCGGGCACGGCGGCCGGGCCGCCAAGCTCGGGGCCGCGCACGACCATTTCTACCGCGGCCCCGTCGCCCGCACGATCGCGAGCTACCACGCCGCGAACGGCGGCTTCCTCACGCTCGACGACCTCGCGAGCTACGAGGCGACCCTGGAGGAACCCCTCGCGTGCACGTATCGCGGGCTCACGGTGCTCGCCTGTGACACCTGGTGCCAGGGCATCACGCTCCTCGAGGCGCTGAAGATCCTCGAAGGCACCCCCGTCGCGACGCTCAGCCACAACGCGCCCGCGTACGTGCATGCGGTGGTCCAGGCGCTCGATCTGGCGTTCGCGGACCGCGAGGCGTTCTGCGGCGACCCGGCGTTCGTGAAGGTGCCGGCGGCCGGGCTCGTGTCGGACGGCTACGCCGCGGTCCAGCGAGCGCGCCTCGATCCGGCGCGTGCGTTCGCGGCGA is a window of Candidatus Rokuibacteriota bacterium DNA encoding:
- a CDS encoding gamma-glutamyltransferase, producing MGEQVRESFRPTVIGRHYAVATGHYLATAAAVRVLERGGNAIDAGVTAAMALAVVQPDIVCFAGVAPTLIYLANERRAVSFSGVGHWPAKTDVERLRVEGGGHVPEGLLRTVVPVAPAVNIAALRRYGTISFEEAATPAMELARDGFAMYPMLRHTIDTQAARFARWPENRRIFRPGGCTPRLGDRFVQADLARTIAGMIEAERRGHGGRAAKLGAAHDHFYRGPVARTIASYHAANGGFLTLDDLASYEATLEEPLACTYRGLTVLACDTWCQGITLLEALKILEGTPVATLSHNAPAYVHAVVQALDLAFADREAFCGDPAFVKVPAAGLVSDGYAAVQRARLDPARAFAAMPSPGEPWAHQGVAGAARVDVAIAGSAGPVPTSLDTIHASIVDRWGNAFSVTPSDTAYDTPIIPGTGLAVSSRGSQGRLTPGHAAEVKAGKRPRLTPTPGLALRDGELCVSFGTPGGDIQCQAMLQVLLNVVEFGMPVQQAVEMPRVGTFNFPNSFAPHAYLPARLCVEDRVAAGTIDTLRGLGYDVEVWPGFAWQSGAVCAVYRDPETGLLHAGADPRREAYAAAW
- a CDS encoding ABC transporter permease, which gives rise to MAGGRWLAALNLLIYLYILAPILIVAAIAFSGTESVAFPPATYSLRWFGKFLGERELMSSLGLSVALALVSSGASLVLGTLAAFGLVRGAMPGRTAVMNALMSPLMVPALVTGISFLQYFALLGVPSLPALFLGHTVITLPYVVRTIAASLENFDIELEHAAVSLGADRLAAIRKVTLPMLANSVAAAVLFSFIVSFENLPVALFLSDPFSVTLPMRIYSYIEWVFDPTVAAASAIQVVVVVVLVLVVERLVGVSRLIALR
- a CDS encoding ABC transporter ATP-binding protein — translated: MQVVVCNLTKRYPGTVAAADVSFEVPKGKLLTLLGPSGSGKTTTLMMIAGFVTPDRGRIEVAGREVTSLPPNKRDLGVVFQSYAVFPHKTVFENVAFPLGIRKVPRAEIVRRVTRMLELVKLGDFGDRGVGTLSGGQKQRVALARALVFEPPVLLMDEPLGALDKKLREHMQVEIKSLQESLGVTAIYVTHDQAEALSLSDTIAVMNEGRLVQLGTPAELYEEPASRFVADFLGGVNLFAASDAAEAGDGFVATLAGGVRAPCHFPGKSAGAPPGSRRWLGIRPERVRLCADGAAGVLFAARVVKRVYLGEAMQYEVRPHAGTTLIAKLPLAGAPRVWEIGATVGVTWTPRDAWLLE